The genomic interval CGTCGGCGTCGACCGGCAGCCGGAGGGCCACCGCCTCCAGGCCCTCGACCGCCGGGCCGGGGCCGGCCACCTGTGGGGCCGTGGCCTCGCGGCCGGGCACGACCTTGTGGTGGGTGGGGCTCACGAGTGACCTCCCGGGAGGACCTCCTTGGCCTTGGTGCGGATGCCCTCACGCAGGACACCCCAGCGGTCCTCGTCGCCGTGCAGCAGCGCTGCCGCGGAGTTCTTCACCTGCTCGAAGGTGGCGTGCGGCGGGATGGGCGGGACGTCGGGGTCGGTGTGCACGTCGAGCAGCGTCGGCCGGTCGGCGGCCAGGGCCTGCTCCCACGCGGGCCCGAGCTCGTCGGGGGAGGTGATGGTGCGGGCCGCGAGGCCCAGGCTGGCGGCGAAGGCCGCGTAGTCGACGTCGGGCAGCGTCTGGGACTCGGGGAACTTGGGGGAGCCGCCCATGGCGCGCATCTCCCACGTCACCTGGTTGAGGTCGTTGTTGTGCAGGACGGCGACGACGAGCCGCGGGTCGGACCAGTGCTCCCAGTAGCGCTTGACCGTGATGAGCTCGGCCAGCCCGTTCATCTGCATCGCGCCGTCCCCGGCGAAGACGATGACCGGCCGGTCGGGGCAGGCGAACTTCGCGCCGATGCCGTACGGCACGCCCGGCCCCATGGTCGCCAGCGTCCCGGAGAGCGAGCCCCGCATGTCGTCCCGGAACCGCAGCTGCCGGGCGTACCAGTTGGCCGACGAGCCGCTGTCGGCGGCGACGATCGCGTTCGAGGGGAGCCGGGTGGACAGCTCGGAGAACAGCTTCATCGGGTTCACCGGCTCGGCGGGGACCTCGGCCTCCTTCGCCATCGTCTCCCACCACGACGCGACGCCCTTCTCGATGTCCTCGCGCCACGAGCCGCGCTCGCGCGGCTTCAGCATCGGGACGAGGGCGCGCAGGGTCGTCGCGGCGTCGCCGACCAGGTTGAGCTCGGTCGGGTAGCGCATGCCGATCCGCCCGGCGTCGACGTCGATCTGCACGGCACGGACCTTGCCCAGCTCGGGGAGGAACTGGGTGTACGGGAAGCTCGAGCCGACGATGAGCAGCGTGTCGCAGTCCTGCATCAGGTCGTAGCTCGGACGTGTGCCGAGCAGCCCGATCGATCCCGTGACGAACGGGAGGTCGTCGGACAGGACGTCCTTGCCCAGCAACGGCTTCGCGACCCCGGCCTGCAGCAGCTCGGCCACCTGGGTGACCTCCGCCCGTGCGCCGCGCGCACCCTGGCCGACGAGCATCGCGACCTTCTCGCCGGAGTTCAGGATGTCGGCCGCCTCCTGCAGCGCCGAGTCGTCGGGCGCGACCGTCGGCCACCGGACGCCGAGCGAGGACGGCACCATCTTGAACTCGTGGCTCGGCGGCGTGTACTCGAGCTCCTGCACGTCCGAGGGGATGATGATCGCGGTCGGTGCGTGCGCCGACATGGCCGTCCGGATGGCGCGGTCGAGGACGTTCGGGAGCTGCTCGGGCACGTTGACCGTCTCGACGAAGTCGGACGCGACGTCCTTGTAGAGCGTCGCG from Phycicoccus sp. M110.8 carries:
- a CDS encoding thiamine pyrophosphate-requiring protein encodes the protein MSQTTADHVLARLREWGVDHVFGYAGDGINGLLAAWARADDAPAFVQARHEEMAAFEAVGYAKFSGRLGVCTATSGPGAIHLLNGLYDAKLDHVPVVAIVGQTARSAMGGSYQQEVDLATLYKDVASDFVETVNVPEQLPNVLDRAIRTAMSAHAPTAIIIPSDVQELEYTPPSHEFKMVPSSLGVRWPTVAPDDSALQEAADILNSGEKVAMLVGQGARGARAEVTQVAELLQAGVAKPLLGKDVLSDDLPFVTGSIGLLGTRPSYDLMQDCDTLLIVGSSFPYTQFLPELGKVRAVQIDVDAGRIGMRYPTELNLVGDAATTLRALVPMLKPRERGSWREDIEKGVASWWETMAKEAEVPAEPVNPMKLFSELSTRLPSNAIVAADSGSSANWYARQLRFRDDMRGSLSGTLATMGPGVPYGIGAKFACPDRPVIVFAGDGAMQMNGLAELITVKRYWEHWSDPRLVVAVLHNNDLNQVTWEMRAMGGSPKFPESQTLPDVDYAAFAASLGLAARTITSPDELGPAWEQALAADRPTLLDVHTDPDVPPIPPHATFEQVKNSAAALLHGDEDRWGVLREGIRTKAKEVLPGGHS